CCGGCGAACGCCTTTTTCGGCGTCAACCCACCCCAAGGGGTCGCCGGGCCTCCGGGCCAGAATCCGGCCTCGTCTACCCGGAGCAGCGGCTCATCCAGCGGCGGTTGTAGCGACTCGGAGGAGGTAAGGCGCACTCGTTTGAAACGCTTTTGATTGGGGAAAATTTAAggataacttatttatttatttttatttatttatttagaagtCGTTTTAACTATAATTCCAGGAAAACCTTTCCACTGAAGAGCTGGAGCAGTTTGCTAAAGAACTGAAACACAAACGCATCACTTTGGGTTTCACCCAGGCTGATGTTGGCCTTGCATTGGGAAACCTTTATGGTAAGttcagcatatacagtatatatcatggATGTGCACGTTTATTACGCACTGAAAACATGTCTAATAGGAAATTCCAAGCTACGTTGTGTTAAGATCTACTTGCACCTAATCTGTCATTCATACACCTAATTAGACGGGTAAATCCATTTAGCCAAGTATGTGCAAACATCTTCATGCTTTAGTATGCAGGAGGTTCAAAGCGACATTCAATGAGGAACCTATTCTTTGTACCAAGATTGTGTAAGACATCTACTTGCACCGAATCTGTTTTTCATATTCCCCTATCTATTTATGTAAAACCATTCCCAAGTTTTAGTATGAGGAGGTTCAAAGCTACGTTCATTTAATATTAAGGAACCCATTGTGTACATAAGTGCTAtgtttgcatatacagtacatctgcaTGAAATCTAAAGTGCCAAGTGTGTGTCGTGTATCTATGTGCACCAAAGCTATGTTGCCACACGCGTACATGCAAGAAGTATGGCTTAACGCTTCGTATGAGGTTCAAAGCTACTTCGAGTGAAGGAACCCACATACTTATGAgcagtgtgttttattttgtctccTTGCACAAGAACCGCTTGGTTCCATCCAGTAAATATCTATCATGTTTCTTGGTGTCCCAAGTGCAGCACAAGTCAGGATGCGGTTCCACCTTTGGAGTTTATGAACATGCTAAAAGCTATCTGATGTAGCGTGTTTGCTAAGTAGTATTTTGCGTTTTTGGTGTTTCCAGGTAAGATGTTCAGCCAGACCACCATTTGCCGCTTTGAGGCTCTCCAGTTGAGCTTCAAGAACATGTGCAAGCTGAAGCCCCTCCTGCAGAGGTGGCTGAACGACGCCGAGACCTTGGAAAATCCCCAGGACGTAAGTCTCCTGCGACATCTACGGTATCTCTCTGCTACTTTACAAGACAACAGGCGAGCACCAGCTAACGGTGATCAGCGCTTAGCAAGCACCCTGCTGAGAACCTCCATGGAAGACCCCCCTCTATCCCTCCACCCCCATCTCACCTCTCTCTTATCTGAACCTTGACCTTGTCTGATGGCCAGCGCTGAACGCCCTCGTCTTCTGCTCCTTTTTGGATTTAGATGCACAAGATTGAGCGAGTGTTTGTGGACaccaggaagaggaagaggaggaccaGCTTGGAAGGAGCCGTTCGCTCCGCCTTGGAGTCGTACTTTATCAAGTGTCCCAAGCCCAACACGCAGGAAATCACACACATCTCTGATGATTTGGGCCTGGAGAGAGACGTAAGTTTACAAtgtatctgcatgtgttgtcgtcctgcacacgcacgcacgcgcacacacacacacacacacacacacacacacacacacacacacacacacacacactaaacctTATCATACCAAAACCAGGGCCAAATGTTAGTGAAAACTTATCAGAAAACTGAATCGtattaaaacagcagagtacaAACGGGTGCAAAATTTAGTGAGAATTTTTTTAGGAAAATTGAAACCACAAAAATAGGCAATTTCTTGTGAAATTTTGAGGGAAAACAGAATTTAACAAAAATTTGGGCGTATGAAAATCAGggcaatcccccccccccccccccccccccaaaaaaaaaagaaacaaaaaaagaaacaaacttttAGTGAAATTTCGCCGAGTGGAATCATACGAAAAtcaacgcaaaccaaggcaacaatttatttttttaattttttttgcgaGAACTTTCAGCGAAAGCCAGGGCATAGGAAAACAGGcaaatttttgtaaaatattgaCGAAAGATGATTCATCCGAAAACTGTGAAATGttgacaaaacaaaatcaaggaAAACTGGGGCACATGGAACCTATTTGcaaattttcaacaaaaaacaaatcattccAAAAGCAGGGCgtacaaaaacagcaacattttaGTGTAAAATTTACACTAAAAtcaaatcatacgaaaaccaaAAATTTGAGAACCAAATCATGAAGACATGAACAATTTTAgttgaaaaacaaatcatacaaaaacaaaggcacaatttttgtgaatttttgaTTAAAAGCCAATAATACGAAAACTGGGACATACTAAAACAGGTAAAGTTTTCAGCTGAATCATAAAATGTGGGccatataaaaaatatagacAAAATTTTAGAGAATTTGTGGAAAGAACAGAATCATAGAAAAATCCAAAAAGAGGGCCACATTTTTTGGCGAAAACCGCTGTTTGTCTGTTGTACCAGGAAGCAGCTGCTAACTCGTGTCTCTAAAAGGCTCCTGCGTGGGTTGCGTGTGAAGGCAAGCAGTCTGTCAAACATTCAGAGTCGTTTTCCACGCGTTGTCGTTCCCGGCAGGTAGTCAGAGTGTGGTTCTGCAACCGGCGACAGAAGGGGAAGCGCCTAGCTCTGCCGCTGGACGAGGAGTGCGACGGCCAGTACTACGAGCAGAGCCCGTCGCCCCTCAACATGACCGCCTCCCCCGTCCCCAACCAGGGCTACCCGGCTGCTGCTAACTACCACGGAGCCCCGCCCCCGCCGCCACCGACTCTTTACATGCCCTCGCTGCATCGGGCTGACGTCCTGAAGCAAGCCCTGCATCCTGGACTGGTTAGTCACCTGACTGGATAGACACCTTGCACACGCCCCCACCTCCCTCTGTCCAAAACCGCTAAGGATTGTTTTGGGACGACGACGAAGACTCAACACGTTTCAAGTTCTTCACCGGGCAGCTTTTAAACATCGCCAACCCTCGTGCAGATACATGTTCACCTGACTGATGACTTTTATGAGTTAAGGAAAGCccattcttattttattttatattttttatacaatTTTGGATGTAAAAAGACTCCAGCTGAAGTCAATCACTCTAGTTTTAATTCTGTAAAGTGCCTTTtcgaattattattttttttaatattatgatatttttTGTGTACCAAATCCCCTCCAATGCCGTGTTTGTGACCCGCGTTTTGGTGGGAATCTAAGTAAAAGTGTAGATATGATTCACAGTGGCAACCtccgtgaaccaggaagtagccagcTAACAattcagccttggcggaggcctgcGCTCGACTAACATGTGATTGCTTATATGGGGTCGTTAATGTCACAAAACAGAAACCATAGGCTTTGGTGAGAGTCTGGGTAAAAGTGTACAGTCACTTCTGCATCAAAAAGGGCCTTTTTTCatattgtggattttttttttttaaagaatttgtATACCAAAACCTCTCCAGTGCAGTGTTGTGTTTGAGGCCTGAGACTTTTGCACGTTACATGGCCTACTACGTACAGTCAGAGTGTAGATGAATTTATTCAGCCGCTATGGCATCATTTGATCCCCCTGGAATCATaatggccttggtggaggtctgtgctcaatgaagacatgacacaagtttaaaaaaaaaaaaaaaaaaggccaaaccAAAAACCATTGTCTTCGTGACTGACTTTtatgcagttttgtttttttaatattgtgatttgattttattttttaaagaattgtTTATTAAATCATCCCCAatgcaatgtgttttttttttgttttttttaaattgattttgaTCACAAAAAGATCTTTGCTGCTAATTTTCTCTCCGCTTTTATTGCacatttcaatgttttgactCTGGTAAATTGGTCCAAACGATGAAGATCAGAAGAAAATACAAACCATATGCTTTGTCACACTAAGCTGAAATGtagtctttcaatattttgatgCATATTTGGACCTTTTTTGATGAATGGTAAAATgaattcttttcttttcttgtgttggtgtgattattttttttgtaaagatacaaatttattttaaccttgcaaatgtgtgtttttcttgtaaaggtTTCCCTTTCGGTGTGGCCCTAGCAATGCTCCTTGCTATCTTTTTAAAGCTGGGGGGGCGAAAGGTTTTCCCAGCGAGgcccacacagtgaaaaatgagaggatgcaactttgccagtTGGATATAagataaagcaacacatgtgcaGTGGATAGAAGTTCaacatatttcaagacaaaaaaaatgcatctcagctttgtcatatagatgaAATAAACTATTAGTATCACCTccaccccttcctgatttttgcaattttcaaaatatttagtTTAGCATACGTACATTCTGCACACGACCAGGCGCAGATTTAGAgggtttttttgccacaataaaagctaataaaatgataaaccatcctggattccagtcacccagtcccagtgaaggtacatgGATGTCTAACCGGTACACGTTGATTTATTAGTACTGCTACTAGTACCAAGACAGATCACCCCAGGCCAGTCAGTCAACTGACCCCGGAGCTAGGCCGGCTGGGGGAGCAGGGGAGGGGAGCCCCAGGGAATATTTTGTGTTCCAGGAGGATGCTACACTGGTCTAGGCTGGCTGTACATGTGTATGGCTTAGTACACGCTGCACTTTGCCCTACACAGTAGGTGGTGAGCTGCCGGCATGCAGGACAGGGTCAGCATGTATCCTTGATATCAGTTTGGGCATTGGGCTGGAGGGTTTATGAGGTGAAAGTCAGTAAACGCTCCGCTAGGGATTGCTTCCCAGTGGGAAATAGATGGCCTTTTTATCTGAATAGCCGGCCAATCTGGCTGGCGGCCGGCACACTTTGACATTGACAACCCAGAGATGCCAACCATTACGATTTCGGCGTAATGATTACGATATTTTACCCCTCATTTCGCTATTAGTAATAGcgtaatgttttggcttaaacgatatattccaaggataaaaataacaaactcttgaaattaaggacataaaattgacctcagatatcaccagaatgcaggaaatgaggtctaattttaaaaatttttcgGGGGGAGGGCCCCCAGCACACcaccccttttcaaaaaagctagatccgcccctgacTACGAGCAGAAATcggcaagctaacaagctaaatggtcGTGGTGGAGTTGTGGTTCTGCTCAATGGGTTGACCCTCCAGAAAACACCAACCGCTAGCGTTTCGGAAGACAATTGCCACGTGCCATGTGCTTCCGCGTTCTGTCCACCCTCCTGTATGGCGcagaaagacatactgtatgtcagctGTCTGTATTCCACACAAAACAGGCTGACAACCGTCAGatattttggcctaaatgataTCAAATGAAGATCTCGATGTGGATTGGGCATGTTTGGAGAGGACAGCATCCCCAGAGGAGCCCTTCACTGGACACATGAAGCTAAAAGAGAGAGAGGATGACCCAAGAGCACTTGGCGTTACGAGGAAGAAGTCACATTTATGACCCTGACATGGGAAGGTCCAGAATCGACGAGAGTGGGGGTCCTTTGATGGTGCCATACTTGCCGCTCTGCAAAAACTATACATCAAGAAGGCAAAAAAGACCCATTTTAAGCAAGCGTTccttattttttcctaaataaaaaaatgatctacctctagcaattttcacttgagaaaaataatctaatATTAAGAAAGTACAGCTGGCCAATTCTTAGCAAGTTAGTTCTTATTTCTAATAAGCTAAAAACCAGGTCCAGTTTGAATTGACCACCGAAAATGCTGATTGGTAGGTCGCCTGATGCCAGTTGTGCGGCGCAGCAAGAACGCTCCTCATTGGCTGGAAGACGTAAGCGGGAAAATCACTTCCCCGTTTTGTCTGGAAAAAAAGAACGTCTCgactatttcttgtttggactTAGAGCTACACTTGTGAAAAGGTAAGATGcgattttattatgttttgtaaCGTAAGTGCTGAGTGGTTTGCTATATTTTTAACCATCCTATATGTGAGTTTTTTAGTTTTGTGATGTTTTGATACGTTGTTAAGATTGCTATTTCCAGGACAGTGGACGCAGCTTTAGCGCCCATGTCTTCCAAAGTAAGTGAATTGCACCCCCTACTGGCAACCACGGTAAAGAGAATGTGTGATGAACAGGAGGGAAATGTTGAAACTGGACATAAATTAACCAGAAATGTAATTATCACGCGTATATCGTAGTAGCGTTAAAGTGTGTTGCCCTGTAGGAAGGTCTGTTTTAGGAATGCAACGGTGACCCAGCAACAGAGAAAGTGACGACTCGTGGCGCCACGGTGTCTGCTGACTCTTTACacaaattctttacgttcagtggaattcatgtaaaaggaggttgacgttatgcgaggtactactgtgtACCCTTTTTGGAATCACTGCGCTCCTGCAAGAAGACAATCAAACGTTCagaaaaggttttttttgtcttcttactgttatttattatgtattattattctgattatcataggaaacatgacatggaatgcaggaagtgaacaacaggtgCTGTACTAGATGTgcaatggatggggggtaggatgaaataagccttgcttcttcctactccttttggacacgtggaactgtgaaacCTCTTCtctgtaaccttcatgttcaaataaagtaaaccaaaccaaaccaaaaccaaagtTGTAGTTCTAGTTCAGCTTCATCCTGAAATATCCtcaactttttgtgagtagtgtgtACTGTGAGATTGCACTGAACAAAATTTCAACTGGGGGGGGCAGTAAGGTGTCAGGGGGTCAGGAGAGGCAGGGGGGACTATACTCATAAAATTTCTTCaaaagactttttcttgtaaaattctgactttaatCACAGAAAAATGatatagagcatagaaaacctcttttcgaccttctaaatatgcgttttaacattattagagccttctagacataatataacacccttatagtatacagtatatactacagTCAGAGAGGAGGCACAACTCCTCTCTGACTGCAGCCTGCGGCAAGTCTGTCTAGAGCGTGACgaatgaatacataagtagttacccaatgaggattttccttcatcacgattacagataatgacaagctgtactcgttttATGCTCGTACtcaatataaatgtattattcaaaatggatactcgtctaaatCGAGTATGCGGCTCATCCCTaatgctcataaaattactttttctggtgaaattctgactttattcacagaaaaaaatattttcataatacagtggaaccttggttagcgttatGAATTTGGGAaaactgttaacacaaaacacttttttatattttacaattatagttttacatgcagtaaataattccaaatgcatataaatacatataaatgatgaatgaaaaggaagAATGAagttttaaggttacttttaccttcattggagacgtgattcttgatgtgagtgttcccaaagacaccatgtggcagcgaaacaccacacggacaccaccttcctgtatGGCCATGATTTATTTCTAGGCTTCAATTGTGTttttcacctcaataacccaaaacggAGCCACGGAAAGTCTCAAGTACCACCATTTTaacaaagaaggtgaaaaacacaatcgaattaaattgaaattcaagaaacaacttaTGACAACACAGGAAAGTGGTGGCCAtgttgtgtctcgctgccacatcgtgtctttgggaacactcacatcaagaatcatgtctgaaaaaggtaaaagtaaccttaaatattcatctatgcctttcattcaccatttatttgcagttagaattgttttatacattttttgagagtcaaccgctgatgacctAGCTGTTACAACCTAGTTATAGACCTAGCTGGCTTCCACTTCtggttttgtgataaaaatacataaagaacacagttggactcacgcagtgtattaataacacgagaaGACGTGTGCCATAtcgtatgctaaccggaaaatgtacctGAACTCAGACAAAATTTAttacattaactgaaaaacacgctaacctgggcggatgctaaccgaggttccactgtatgattTTTTCCTTGCAATAttagtactgtacagtattcaagcaaatttggactttattcttgtaatatcacaactttttcttgtattattgGGATGTTGTGGGATGTGTGATGTGGGATAaggattgataaaaaataatgtgaatgGAACGGATGCCAGcgtgtgaggctgtgcaagtatACGTTGGTTAACTTCACTCCCTCGAgtttgagagctgcgctgaacacacggtcgacagtccgggcttttttCCGTGTGGTCTGCGCTCTCATCTCTCATTACCAAGATTctgtgttcaagccccggtgcgggcagtgtgaagcacaACTGGTTGCGTGAGTACATTATTAAATACTTCAAtgaagtacaacccaactcagttttgctccctctgccttttttaaaaacataggctagcatgcatgctagcctATGTTTTAGCGTTCATGCATGCTAGCAaattgtagcatcgctgggagcacttcctgtggcctagcgtgctttgcggtactgttttggtgcaaatgctcttaaaggtACGTGTCTGAGCTACacagttgttagttattgttctgcacaaaCAGCGGTGGTGTCTTGACTGTTTTTGTTGATCTGCTGCGTTGctatgtgatgtttttagttgtgcaccatgactgagactgttgtgttgagtgatgaccttcctgatttcaagtggaaTTAATATGATGAGTCAGAGTTCTGTTCTAAATTagtccaaagaaaaagcactatCGCTTTCTCTCTGATTCCTGAGTGACACGGTATGTTAAAACGTGTATGCATGCTACTGTATGTTTGGCCGTGCCTGCGGTGCGCCTTaggtatgtgttaaatacagaaatagcacctgtaacaGACTGCGTGtacttgtttattcagccatcttggatcacataCCCAACAGTACATCTCACAATACTTAGTTGacacaatactacggtatcCCGTAAGGCTCATTGAATTGGctaaaaaatgagaaaatgagttgcacaaactagtctgttgGTCGCAGCAACAAGAACTTCCATCCTGACCAAAAAGACATTGGTCAtgaataattatttcacattgtttttgaaaactacaattattctctataaatgtgtaatatataTCTCTTATAATCGTATTTGATATAGTAGTTTTACAGCAGTGGACATCTTCTGTCACTAGGGACTAATGTTTCCTGGTTGCTGATGTTGAACTTCAGAGGTTCCTCCTGTGTTCTTGTGTACGTTGCAAGCTCAGGTAGCAGCAGCGCCATCCCAGGCTGCCAGGTCAGCGTAGACCTTGTGCCGAGGGAAGCTGCGGTACCGTGTGCAGATCTCACACAGTCTCTGCCGCCAGCCATCGTACCGCTTCACCTTCCATTCTCTCCTCCATCGCTGATACTCGCCATAGCGCTCGACGTCGCCCGCCAGCTTCTGCAGATACTCACCCAGCTCTTTTGCTGAAGCAAACTCGTCGACGTGGATGAAAGAGTGTGGTGCCGCCACAGCCTCGTAATCCTGGACTGGCGGTCCCAGGACGACCGGAACCGCCCCGGATTGGTAAGCGTTCCTCCACAGCTTCTCGGTGATGTAGTCTTTGGAGATAGAGTTCTCAAAGGCCAAGTAGAAGTAGCAGCAAGAGATGGTGGGAAGAAGGTCTTTAGGCTTGAGGGGAGTGTTTGTCCATCTTCCGTAGACCTTCACGGGGACGACTGTGCTGAGTTCTTGGTACACTTTGCTTCTTCTGTAGGAACTCCTGTAGTTGCTGACCACCCAGCAGACCAGATCGGTTTTATTCTGTGGGATGGGGTCCATTGGCTCCTCGGAAGCTCGTGGTAGGAGCTTGCCGTATGGTGTGCTAACATCTGCGTCCCTCCTGTAGCTCACAGTGAGGTTGAAGACACCTGCAAATCGTCTCAGGTCTCCATTGTTCGCAGGGGACTCCAGGGACAGCCAAGCCCACCGCTGGCCCAGCGGCCTGGGGAGCTCCAAGGGCAGTTTTTCTTTTCCCGTCACCAGCTCTCGGTTGTGGAACACCACCACGTCAGCCTCTGAAAATGAGGACCTCTCCGCCACGAATCTGCAGCGCGGGATCCGGTAGCGGTCCCAGCACACGTCCCCGTGGATGTCCTCCACCTGATTGAAGGGCCAGTACCACAGCAGGACGGTCACCTTGGGTTGGATTTGGGTGGTGTGGTTGGAGTTGGTGAAGATGAAAGCCACCGGAGACCAGGATGCTCTCAGCCAGGTGTTAAGAACAAACACTGTCACGCAGAAGACGTAGAAGAGGAGGTACTTCTTCAAGGAGGCAGGCGTACCCTTTTTGGACTTCATTGTACTCCTGCAAGAAGCATTTAAAGAAGGTCAAATGACGGTCCCTTGCTTTTTACTTTTATCCTGAAACTTCACCTGAAAGGCCAATATCCCAAACTTCTTGTGAGTAATGTGTGCTGTTAGATGGAAATACCAATCCATAGTTCCCAGCATTGAACAATTAG
This Dunckerocampus dactyliophorus isolate RoL2022-P2 chromosome 17, RoL_Ddac_1.1, whole genome shotgun sequence DNA region includes the following protein-coding sequences:
- the pou5f3 gene encoding POU domain, class 5, transcription factor 1, translating into MSDRSQSPGSECQTRPYDFSRACTQLLGPDALGASSFQLPLPDAGLLYSKPAYGALPPAATQSFFPFQSVSGGGGGGDYRGSELQAVEFGQPKHWYPFAAPEYTGQVPGVTAATQPTNLSPPIAETREQIKLPEIKTEKDTGDDYSSDVKLQQYPPTSAAMPHGVFYSTPWNPSFWPGITHLTPPGSGGSSSSHQNPSTSSASSPSMSPSPPSNGVPANAFFGVNPPQGVAGPPGQNPASSTRSSGSSSGGCSDSEEENLSTEELEQFAKELKHKRITLGFTQADVGLALGNLYGKMFSQTTICRFEALQLSFKNMCKLKPLLQRWLNDAETLENPQDMHKIERVFVDTRKRKRRTSLEGAVRSALESYFIKCPKPNTQEITHISDDLGLERDVVRVWFCNRRQKGKRLALPLDEECDGQYYEQSPSPLNMTASPVPNQGYPAAANYHGAPPPPPPTLYMPSLHRADVLKQALHPGLVSHLTG
- the LOC129170024 gene encoding alpha-(1,3)-fucosyltransferase 7-like; amino-acid sequence: MKSKKGTPASLKKYLLFYVFCVTVFVLNTWLRASWSPVAFIFTNSNHTTQIQPKVTVLLWYWPFNQVEDIHGDVCWDRYRIPRCRFVAERSSFSEADVVVFHNRELVTGKEKLPLELPRPLGQRWAWLSLESPANNGDLRRFAGVFNLTVSYRRDADVSTPYGKLLPRASEEPMDPIPQNKTDLVCWVVSNYRSSYRRSKVYQELSTVVPVKVYGRWTNTPLKPKDLLPTISCCYFYLAFENSISKDYITEKLWRNAYQSGAVPVVLGPPVQDYEAVAAPHSFIHVDEFASAKELGEYLQKLAGDVERYGEYQRWRREWKVKRYDGWRQRLCEICTRYRSFPRHKVYADLAAWDGAAAT